Proteins encoded in a region of the Methanobrevibacter millerae genome:
- a CDS encoding MATE family efflux transporter — MEINENIETITGDPKKAINKLAMPTIFSLLLMFLNNLIDSFWVSGINIDALAALGFISPLYLVLIGIGSGIGAGGNSLISRYVGASKFEDANNAVLHTIILTFLVSIIILMIGIFFFDDIIILVGAKDVMSYCIDYGKILFLLNIVFLLPNTTSSIFRAEGDVKRATKPLMLTAILNMILDPIFIYFFNLGIFGASVATILASLIGFIWMLYWIYIKNDTYFKFKIQYYKRNLEIYKKILIVSLPASFEEIIFSIVAIVFNYLIIMTAGVNEVASFTIAWRYISIIFLPCMAIGIATITVSGIAYGAKNVKNFDITIKYSTILSFIITLIISAIFFIFAYPLCELFSFQSGNIELVTRSSQILQLLVFYNVLIPFGATAAYTYQGIGSGFKSLGLTVLRELILSMFFAYLLGIILNMGVFGVYLGSIIGMNIGSAIGFMFILLFNKKFKKEVENLQITPHK; from the coding sequence ATGGAAATAAATGAAAATATAGAAACTATTACGGGAGACCCGAAAAAAGCAATAAACAAATTAGCCATGCCTACAATCTTTTCATTGCTTTTAATGTTTTTAAATAATTTAATTGATAGCTTTTGGGTTTCAGGAATTAATATTGATGCATTAGCTGCATTAGGATTTATATCACCATTATATTTGGTTTTAATTGGCATCGGAAGCGGTATCGGAGCCGGAGGAAATTCATTAATCTCAAGATATGTTGGAGCATCCAAGTTTGAAGATGCAAATAATGCAGTTTTACATACAATAATCTTAACATTCCTAGTTTCAATTATCATTTTAATGATAGGCATTTTCTTTTTTGACGATATAATTATCTTAGTTGGTGCTAAAGATGTTATGTCATATTGCATTGATTATGGAAAAATACTATTTTTATTAAATATCGTATTTTTACTGCCCAATACTACTTCAAGTATTTTTAGAGCCGAAGGAGATGTGAAAAGAGCAACAAAACCATTAATGCTTACTGCAATTTTAAACATGATACTAGATCCAATTTTTATATATTTTTTCAATTTAGGAATATTTGGAGCTTCAGTGGCAACAATACTTGCATCATTAATTGGATTTATATGGATGCTATACTGGATATACATCAAAAATGACACATATTTTAAATTTAAAATTCAATATTACAAAAGAAATCTCGAAATATACAAAAAAATACTCATAGTTTCACTTCCAGCCAGTTTTGAAGAGATAATCTTTTCCATTGTTGCAATAGTTTTTAACTATTTAATCATAATGACAGCCGGAGTTAATGAAGTAGCATCCTTTACAATAGCCTGGAGATATATCTCAATCATATTTTTACCCTGTATGGCAATAGGAATAGCTACAATAACCGTATCTGGAATAGCTTACGGTGCAAAAAATGTAAAAAACTTCGATATAACTATAAAATATTCGACAATACTAAGTTTTATTATTACACTGATAATATCTGCCATTTTCTTTATTTTTGCATACCCATTATGTGAACTGTTTAGTTTTCAATCAGGAAATATTGAATTAGTTACAAGGTCATCACAAATATTGCAACTACTCGTTTTCTATAATGTTCTAATACCATTCGGTGCAACTGCAGCATATACCTATCAGGGCATAGGTTCAGGATTCAAATCTTTAGGATTGACCGTTTTAAGAGAACTGATTTTAAGTATGTTTTTTGCATATTTACTTGGAATAATCCTCAATATGGGAGTATTTGGAGTTTATTTAGGATCAATAATTGGAATGAACATTGGATCAGCTATTGGATTCATGTTTATATTATTATTTAATAAAAAATTTAAAAAAGAAGTTGAAAATCTTCAAATCACACCACATAAGTGA
- a CDS encoding thermonuclease family protein, producing MKTLDKNILFIMFVVLMIAGVMSTATAYTGTGFSHDKSVSDYTPLSLNDILSKYSDTNCHAEKTGLCTKVSDGDTITVEGVGKVRLVGVNTPEKGVKGADASTYFVKKLCLNKEVSIDIDNSKNTDKYGRTLAVVIVDGKNLNEMLLKEGLAEIMYMPPSEFYPYDWAGDNTHVASHTSSSTDTTSSASKDTSSSAAGTYIGNLNSHKFHYPTCKSVGKMSEKNKVTFSSRNEAINQGYSPCNNCNP from the coding sequence ATGAAAACGCTAGATAAAAACATTTTATTTATCATGTTTGTTGTATTAATGATTGCTGGTGTAATGAGCACTGCTACGGCATATACTGGAACCGGATTTTCACATGACAAGAGCGTGTCTGATTATACACCATTATCATTAAATGACATTTTAAGCAAATACAGTGACACTAATTGCCATGCAGAAAAAACTGGGTTATGCACAAAAGTATCGGACGGCGATACTATTACTGTTGAAGGTGTTGGGAAAGTTCGTTTAGTTGGAGTAAACACCCCAGAAAAAGGAGTTAAAGGTGCAGATGCTTCAACATATTTTGTTAAAAAATTATGTTTGAACAAAGAAGTTAGTATTGATATAGACAATTCAAAAAACACTGACAAATACGGAAGGACATTGGCTGTGGTAATTGTAGACGGTAAGAATTTAAATGAAATGCTTCTAAAAGAAGGTCTTGCTGAAATAATGTACATGCCACCAAGTGAATTCTATCCATATGATTGGGCTGGAGACAACACCCATGTTGCAAGCCACACATCATCAAGCACAGACACCACATCCAGTGCATCAAAGGATACTTCATCAAGTGCCGCAGGAACATATATTGGAAATTTAAACAGCCACAAATTCCATTATCCAACCTGCAAATCTGTGGGAAAAATGTCTGAAAAAAATAAAGTGACTTTTTCATCAAGAAATGAGGCAATCAATCAAGGCTACAGTCCTTGCAATAATTGTAACCCTTAA
- a CDS encoding DUF2115 domain-containing protein, which produces MVAEDILTELQDIMRNRRISKNDLMVILKKYAGIISAYDLMMATARMRKDGEYIQSQYREKYLKIYIKHFIMRMKEVRENNDDMESEIDITSLKNSFHLLELTFEKEKSANDKYDKFPLIYVITSLYTTFILEEPIHPVGSEFPGNLKVSEEKGKYYCPVKDNQKDNPNAICHLCLAEQTPNI; this is translated from the coding sequence ATGGTAGCCGAAGACATATTAACTGAACTACAAGACATCATGAGAAATAGAAGAATATCAAAAAATGACCTCATGGTAATCTTAAAAAAATATGCTGGAATCATATCCGCTTATGATTTAATGATGGCTACAGCGAGAATGAGAAAAGATGGAGAATATATCCAATCACAATATAGAGAAAAATACTTGAAAATCTATATAAAGCATTTCATTATGCGCATGAAAGAAGTGCGGGAAAATAATGATGATATGGAAAGTGAAATAGATATAACCTCATTGAAAAATTCATTCCACCTGCTTGAATTAACATTTGAAAAAGAAAAATCAGCCAATGATAAATATGACAAATTTCCATTGATTTATGTGATAACATCACTTTACACCACATTTATTTTAGAAGAACCAATACACCCTGTAGGCAGTGAGTTTCCAGGAAATTTAAAAGTGAGCGAAGAGAAAGGAAAATATTACTGTCCTGTAAAAGACAATCAAAAAGACAACCCCAATGCAATATGCCATTTATGCCTTGCCGAGCAGACACCAAATATTTAA
- the nikR gene encoding nickel-responsive transcriptional regulator NikR, protein MMRISMSLPKKLLADFDEVLKERGYQSRSKGIRDALQDYIVRYQWMNSMEGERIGIITIIYDHHYTGVMENLAEIQHSFRNEINTSMHIHMTDKYCMEIVVVNGDIAEIRELTERIMRLKGVEHVKLTSTANGEEFNEPDGHSHAHHHH, encoded by the coding sequence ATGATGAGAATAAGTATGTCATTACCTAAAAAATTACTTGCTGATTTTGATGAAGTGTTAAAAGAAAGAGGTTATCAATCCCGTTCCAAAGGTATTCGTGATGCACTTCAAGATTATATTGTCCGTTATCAATGGATGAATTCAATGGAAGGGGAAAGAATCGGAATTATAACAATTATCTATGATCATCATTATACTGGAGTAATGGAAAATCTTGCTGAGATTCAACACAGTTTCAGAAATGAAATTAATACGAGCATGCATATCCATATGACAGATAAATATTGTATGGAAATTGTTGTAGTTAATGGTGATATTGCAGAGATACGTGAGTTGACTGAAAGGATAATGAGACTTAAGGGTGTCGAACACGTAAAACTAACAAGTACTGCTAATGGGGAAGAATTTAATGAACCTGATGGACATTCACATGCCCATCATCATCACTAA
- a CDS encoding methyltransferase domain-containing protein gives MKFQTTSYHFDLLKDNDRVSSFFEAISQYDSSTDLAYDLGCGSGVLSYFLKDKFDEVISIEIDSDASKCASNNLEKFENVTVINEDVLNHDFTKKADLIVCEMMDTALIDEEEVQVLNHARNFLKENGEIIPKAIVNIAELVHMQRHYIHWDENASYEILSDSINYSKINMMEEINPNFEKNIEFKVNKNHIANGIKITTVTILNDDVVCGPTPMFNPPLLVPIDEINVKCNDLINVKLKYIMGQGIETIETKIL, from the coding sequence ATGAAATTTCAAACAACATCCTATCATTTTGATTTATTGAAAGATAATGATAGGGTATCTTCTTTTTTTGAAGCCATCAGTCAATATGATTCAAGCACTGATTTAGCTTATGATTTGGGTTGTGGATCAGGAGTATTGTCCTATTTTTTAAAGGATAAATTTGATGAAGTAATATCTATTGAAATAGATTCAGATGCAAGCAAATGCGCATCTAATAATCTGGAAAAATTTGAAAATGTAACTGTTATAAATGAAGATGTTTTAAATCATGATTTTACTAAAAAAGCAGATTTAATTGTTTGTGAAATGATGGATACTGCCTTGATTGATGAGGAAGAGGTTCAGGTATTGAATCATGCTCGAAATTTCCTTAAGGAGAATGGTGAAATCATTCCTAAGGCTATTGTCAATATTGCAGAATTGGTTCATATGCAAAGGCATTATATTCATTGGGATGAAAATGCTTCCTATGAAATATTGTCTGACTCTATAAATTACTCGAAAATTAATATGATGGAAGAAATCAATCCGAATTTTGAAAAAAACATTGAATTTAAAGTAAATAAAAATCATATAGCTAATGGGATTAAAATCACTACAGTTACCATTCTTAATGATGATGTGGTATGTGGACCAACGCCAATGTTCAATCCTCCATTATTGGTTCCAATTGATGAAATTAATGTTAAATGCAATGATTTAATTAATGTAAAATTGAAATATATTATGGGACAAGGTATTGAAACTATTGAAACTAAAATATTATAG
- the hycI gene encoding hydrogenase maturation peptidase HycI, with product MGIGNELKYDDGVGPFIISKLNKLNLNENVLLINAQTVPENFTGKIRKENPSHIILIDACLMGLNPGDYKIVNNEDFSNIGISTHSMSLSYFVKFLNNDNILFIGIEPLLLELIDQDSLGVLGADVMDFNGKLTENVEYSANEIVGLLEELL from the coding sequence TTGGGAATTGGTAATGAACTTAAATATGATGATGGTGTAGGTCCATTTATTATCTCTAAGTTAAATAAATTAAATTTAAATGAAAATGTATTGCTTATTAATGCTCAAACTGTTCCTGAAAATTTCACAGGAAAAATTAGGAAAGAAAATCCTAGCCACATCATTTTAATTGATGCATGTCTTATGGGTTTAAATCCTGGGGATTATAAAATAGTTAATAATGAAGATTTTTCAAATATCGGAATTTCAACTCATTCAATGTCTTTGTCATATTTTGTTAAATTTCTAAATAACGATAATATTTTATTTATAGGTATTGAACCCCTGCTGTTAGAATTGATTGACCAGGATTCATTGGGTGTGCTTGGAGCAGATGTGATGGATTTCAATGGTAAATTAACAGAAAATGTTGAATATAGTGCAAATGAAATCGTAGGTTTATTGGAGGAGTTATTATGA
- a CDS encoding acetyl-CoA carboxylase biotin carboxylase subunit family protein, which produces MKILFIGSRLYDDVDFYVKQKGIESILTESNEEAINLDLPDQVFIVPRGMDGPKQIAVTQNVDAVVPLIGIDPPLIQVAEMKEELENDYGIPVIAADVRAVELTSNKINTKKFYNEIGVATPEYQILNSPEELTLDFPVVLKQGAGQGGKDIKVAKNIGDVEDYFKEFSQALCEKFVEGSEISIEVLGYNGEYVALPPIYKGETTIEGTHPLNKVKLGPCLINGLDNILIQQTAYKVAKNLNSDGIFEMDFMYSHVDNQLYAIEVNTRPNGTRYLTNATCNVNSLCELINMACGDFSLKNVFDRIEYYYSTEIPIGNYEGPEIKEPVKSFSNNDFIVHGPEGYQRITIRAKSKKELKKFTDDLYL; this is translated from the coding sequence ATGAAAATTTTATTTATTGGGTCACGTTTATATGATGATGTTGATTTTTACGTAAAACAAAAGGGTATAGAGAGTATTTTAACAGAATCAAATGAAGAAGCTATTAATTTGGATTTACCTGACCAGGTTTTTATTGTTCCTAGAGGTATGGATGGTCCAAAACAAATAGCAGTAACTCAAAATGTCGATGCTGTAGTTCCATTGATTGGAATTGATCCTCCATTAATCCAGGTCGCAGAAATGAAAGAAGAATTAGAAAATGATTATGGAATTCCGGTAATTGCCGCTGATGTTCGTGCAGTTGAATTAACATCTAATAAAATCAATACTAAAAAATTCTATAATGAAATTGGAGTAGCAACCCCTGAATATCAAATTTTAAACAGTCCTGAAGAGTTAACACTAGATTTTCCTGTTGTTTTAAAACAGGGTGCAGGACAAGGTGGAAAAGATATTAAAGTTGCAAAAAACATTGGTGATGTTGAGGATTATTTCAAGGAATTTTCACAGGCATTATGCGAAAAATTCGTAGAAGGATCTGAAATTTCAATTGAAGTTTTAGGATATAATGGCGAGTATGTAGCACTTCCGCCAATTTATAAAGGTGAAACTACTATTGAAGGAACACACCCATTGAATAAAGTTAAATTAGGGCCTTGTTTAATTAACGGTTTAGATAATATTCTTATACAGCAAACTGCATATAAGGTGGCTAAAAATTTAAACTCTGACGGCATATTTGAAATGGATTTCATGTATTCTCATGTTGATAATCAGTTGTATGCCATTGAAGTTAATACAAGACCTAACGGTACAAGATATTTGACCAATGCTACATGTAATGTAAATTCATTATGTGAATTAATTAACATGGCTTGTGGTGATTTCAGCTTAAAGAATGTATTTGATAGGATTGAATATTATTATTCTACTGAAATTCCTATTGGAAATTACGAAGGGCCTGAAATTAAAGAACCAGTAAAATCGTTTAGTAATAACGATTTCATTGTTCATGGTCCTGAAGGTTATCAGAGAATTACTATTCGTGCTAAATCTAAAAAAGAACTAAAAAAATTTACTGATGATTTATATTTATGA